In Macrobrachium nipponense isolate FS-2020 chromosome 36, ASM1510439v2, whole genome shotgun sequence, a genomic segment contains:
- the LOC135203398 gene encoding uncharacterized protein LOC135203398, with the protein MYRNVYTGVRSRVGEPDEFEMGVGLHQGSALSPFIINIVMDVMTKDVREAVPWCILYADDIALCSEERGMRIRRSKTEYMCSCITEDSGNSIRLGGEEIKRVQMFKYLGSVLEDSIWKH; encoded by the coding sequence atgtacaggaatgtgtatactggAGTGAGGAGTAGAGTTGGAGAGCCAGATGAATTTGAGATGGGAGtgggattacaccaggggtcggctcttaGCCCATTCATCATCAACATCGtaatggatgtaatgaccaaggatgttagagaagcagtgccatggtgcatattatatgcagatgacattgCGTTGTGTTCAGAGGAGAGAGGCATGAGAATAAgaagatcaaaaaccgaatatatgtgttcctgTATTACTGAGGATAGCGgaaatagcataagattgggtggggaagaaataaagagagtacagatgttcaagtacttagggtccgtattagaggatagtatATGGAAGCACTGA